Within Eggerthella sp. YY7918, the genomic segment ATCGCATCTTCTTCCCGTGTTACTTATGGAGTAGGCGCTCGTAAGCGGCGCGGCGCTTTTCACGACCAAAGACATCCTTGATGACCAGGTCGCCGCAGTGCTCGTATCCATGTTTTACGAGCAGCTTGCGCATAGGAGTGTTGTCGTGATAGACGTCGGCTCGGATGCTCGCACGCCCACCCGCTCGGGCGATCTGGTCAGCTTTGTCAAGGATAAACATACCTACACCGCGCCGTCGCGCAGGATAATCCACGGCCACCCAATGAAGCTCCGCGTAGGGCTGATCGGCGCCATCGTCATGGGTGAGCCATGCGCCGTTCTGCAAGCCATTCGCATAATTCTTATCGGGCGAGAACGATACCGCAAACACCGCAATAAGATTCTTCTGCTCGTCTTCAACCACGTGCGTCGTTGAATTTTTAATGCTGTGCATCAAACGGCGCGAGGACGGATACTTTTTGTTGCGCCCCTCGTCGATACCAAGCGCAGCAAACGTTTCATGGCCGATATCAAGCAAGGCCGATACTCGATCGAAGTCTTCGCGAAGCGCAGGACGGCAGGTGTAGTAGCCCAGCACCGAAGCGCGACCGGCGAACAGCGGAGGGTCGTCGTAGGCAGCAAGCGCCCCTTCCGGCACCTGCGCACCTTCGCTCTGCTTCGGCTCGCGCTCGGTAACGAGAAATATCATGACGACGATCAGAGCACAGCCCGCTATGTCCCACATCGATATCGGCGTGTGCAGCCACACAAGAGCAAGTATCATCGCTGAAACCGGTTCGACACAGCACAGCAAGCTTGCCTTGACCGGACCCGCGTCGTTCACGCCCTGCAGATACAACATGTAAGCACCGAGCGTTCCCACCAGCACAATGGCCACCAGCGCAGCCAGACCTCCAGCGGAAAGCTGCACGTCCATAGTCCACGGCTGCACCACCACCGATGCTGCCGAGCCGCCGAAGAGCATGGCGAGCCCCGTCACCAACATGGAGCCCCATTTTTTCAGCACCCGCACGGGCATGAGTGTATAAAAGGCCAGCGCTACCGCCGAAATGAGTCCCCAGGTAAGGCCTTCAGCCGGAATGGCGAGTCGCCCAAGATCGCCTTGCGTCGCGATAACGAGCATACCCGCAAGCGCAAACACCAGTCCCGCCGCTTCACGCGCCCGCGGCAACCGACGAGCGCGCAGGCACACGTACAGCATAATGATGACAAGGCCTACCTGCTCGATGGTGGTTCCCACGCCCGCACTGGTATATCCAATGGCATACAGATAGCTGAGCTGTGTGAGCAGTACGCCGAAGATGGCGAACGCGGCGATTTGCACGAGCGAGCGCCAGTCGCGAAACACCGCCACCAAATCGCGCCAATTGCGCATGACGGTGAGCGCGAGAAAGAACACTGCCGCGATCACCATGCGTACGCACGTTATCCAGGTGGCAGGCGCACCGTAATCGTCCATGAGCAGCTGAGCACACGTACCGGAAAAACCCCAGCATATGCCGCCCGCAAGCGCGCAGATAATGCCACGCACCACATGGCGACCTCCTGCCGCCGCTTCTGCTTCAGCCACGCCGTTTCCCCACCCTTTCGTCGTTGTTTCGCGCGATTTCTCGATAAGTGCGCTGCGAATTGTCGCACGCATGCAGACGAAGGTAAAGAAGTCGCAGCAACTTCACGAAAAACGCTCCAGAGCAGGACGGCACGCAGTGCAGAAGGCTCTTTAAAAGTGGATAATTGTAGCAATGCAGTCAATCTTCGGCTATCGCCGCACGGGATCCTTCGACTCCGGCCTGCGGCCTCCGCTCAGGATGACAAGACATGACGCCTCCGGATTGCTACAGTATGCGCTTTATAAACTGGCCGGTGTGACTTTCTTCCACTTCAGCGACGTGCTCGGGAGTACCTTGGGCGACGATAGTACCGCCACGCTCGCCGCCCTCGGGGCCGAGGTCGATGATGCGGTCGGCGCACTTGATGACGTCAAGGTTGTGCTCGATAACGAGTACCGTGTTGCCCGCGTCCACAAGGCGCTCAAGCACCTCAAGCAGCTGCCGCACATCTTCGAAGTGAAGACCCGTCGTCGGCTCGTCCAAGATATAGAAGGTTTTACCCGTCTGACGACGCTGCAGTTCGCTTGACAGCTTCACGCGCTGCGCCTCGCCGCCGGAGAGCGTGGTCGCAGGCTGGCCGAGACGAATGTAGCCCAACCCCACGTCGTGAAGCGTTTGCAGCTTGCGCTTGATGCCGGGAATGTTTTCGAAGAAGACAAGCGCATCCTCCACTGTCATATCCAGCACCTCGGCGATGTTCTTGCCGCGGTAGGTCACCTGCAACGTCTCACGGTTATAGCGCGCGCCGCCGCACACCTCGCAGGGCACATAGATATCGGGAAGGAAATGCATCTCAATCTTGATCTGACCGTCGCCTTTGCACGCCTCGCAGCGACCGCCGTTCACGTTGAACGAGAAGCGTCCCGGCGAATACCCGCGTGCCTTCGACTCCTGCGTGGAAGCGAACAGCGCCCTAATGTCGTCCCAAAGCCCGATGTAGGTGGCGGGGTTTGAACGCGGCGTGCGGCCAATGGGACTTTGGTCGATATTGATGACCTTGTCGATCTTGTCGAACCCCGTGATCTTCTTGTATGCTCCCGTGCGACGGTGCGCGTGGTTCACGCGGTTCGCGAGCGCAGGCGCCAACGTGTCCGTAACCAGCGAGCTTTTGCCTGAACCGGACACGCCCGTAACCACAGTAAACGTGCCAAAGGGTACTTCCAGCGTCACGTTTTTGAGGTTGTTTTCGGTGGCACCGGTCAATTTAAGGGATCCACGCCGTGGGTTGCGCCGCTTCGCGGGTACCGGAATACTACGCCGTCCCGACAGGTAATCGGCCGTAAGCGAACCTTCCGTCGCCATGATTTCCTCAGGCGTACCAATAGCCACCACTTCGCCGCCATGCTCGCCTGCACCGGGGCCCATATCCACCACGAAGTCGGCGCTGCGGATGGTATCTTCATCGTGCTCGACCACAATGACCGTGTTACCGAGATCCCTCAAATGCTCAAGCGTCGCAATCAAGCGCTCGTTGTCACGCTGGTGCAGACCGATGGAAGGCTCGTCAAGAATGTAGAGCACGCCCATAAGACCTGCGCCAATCTGGGTGGCCAGACGAATGCGCTGCGCCTCGCCGCCAGAAAGCGTCGCCGTCGCCCGCTCAAGCGTAAGATAGTCCAATCCCACGTCCACCAGAAACTTGAGACGTGCCTTGATCTCCTTCACGATAGGACCGGCGATGTGTTCCTCGGCGCCGTGGAACTGGAGGCTTTCGAAAAATGCCAGCGAATCGGCAGCCGAAAGTTCGGTCACGTCATGAATGGACTTGTCGCCCACCGTTACGGCCAAGATTTCGGGCTTCAGACGCTTGCCGCCGCACGTTTGGCACGGAACAATGGCAAAGTAGCTGGCCAGCTTCTCACGCTGTGAGTCGGACTGAGCCTCCTGATAGCGGCGCATAACCGCAGCGAGCGCCCCTTCCCATTCGATATACCAGTACGTCTCGCGTCCGTCCACCGTCACATAGTCGACTCGCACCTTCTCCTTGCCAAGGCCATACAAAAGCGCATCCTTCGCCTTTTTCGGCATATCTTCCCACGGGGTGTTTTCGTCGGTTCCCATGTGGTGAGCCACCGCGCGCAGCACCTGCGGATAGTAGTTGCCGGTCTTAAACGGCGCAATAACGCCCTCGGAGAGCGTGAGCGAGGGGTCGGGAACCACCAACGATGCGTCCACTTCCTCGCGGCTGCCAATACCCAGGCAATCGGGACATGCCCCGTAGGGGGCGTTGAACGAGAAATCGCGCGGCTGCAGCTCGTCCATGGAGTGGCCGTGCTCAGGGCACGCGAGTGCAAGCGAGAAGATGTGTTCTCCCGCGCCCAGGCCTCCCGTCGCGCCGCTCGACTTGCCGCCACTTTCCCCAAGCGGCTTCCCGTCGTCTCCCAGCACCTGCACGAGTACCCGTCCGTCAGCAAGCTTCGTTGCCAGCTCAACCGCTTCGGCGATGCGGCTTGTCGCACTTGCTTTGAGCTGCACGCGATCCACGACCACATCGATGAAATGCTTGATCTTTTTGTTCAGCGTGCGCGGCTCGCCATCCAGCTTCACAATCTCGCCGTCGATGCGTACGCGCGAAAAGCCCTCTTTTTGAAGATCGACGAAAAGCTTAGTGAACTCGCCCTTACGGCCCGCCACCACCGGCGCCATGATGATGGCCTTTGCATCGGGCGCAAGCGCCAGAATTTCGTCGGTCACCTGGTCGGTGGTTTGCTTCTTGATGACACGTCCGCATTCCGGACAGTGCGGCACGCCCACGCGTGCGAACAACAAGCGCAGGTAGTCGTATATTTCTGTGGTAGTTCCTACGGTGGAGCGCGGGTTCTTCGACGTGGTTTTTTGGTCGATGGACACCGCCGGCGACAGACCGTCGATGCTGTCAAGGTCCGGCTTGCTCATCTGGCCGAGGAACATACGCGCGTAGCTGGAAAGGCTCTCCACGTAGCGACGCTGCCCTTCGGCATACATCGTATCAAACGCAAGCGACGACTTGCCGGAACCCGAAAGCCCCGTGATTACCACCAACTCGTCGCGCGGGATGGTGAGGTCGATATCTTTCAAATTGTGCTCGCGAGCACCTTTTATAACGATGGCGTTCTGTCCCATGTGGCGTATGCTCTTTCTTTCGTCGGCAGCCACTTTGCCTACCGCAGGCAGCAGCACCCTGCATTTCGGATTGCGTATATGGCTACCGGAAAACTATCATTTCCATGCAAACGTCCATTTTAGCGCAGAGCCACCAACGATTCGACAAAAACATCCGTTCGCCTCAATCGTTCAAATTCTGAGCACAAACTGTTCGCTTTAAGACGTTAGCGGACCGCTGGATTGCCGTCCTGACACACGCGTTCGATCATCTGGTCAAACGGAAGCGCGGGCGCATACAAATATCCTTGGAAGAGCGAGCAGCCCAGCTCTAACAAACGATCGCGCTGTTCGACAGTCTCTACGTATTCCGCCAGTACGGAAAATCCAAGCTGATCGGACAAACGCGTGATAGATGCCACAATTTCGGCGTAGCGTTCGTTTTCCATGACGCCTTTCGCAATGGCCCCATCGAGCTTCACAATGGAGAACACGCTTGTTTCCAGATACTGAAACGACGTGCGTCCCATCGAAAAATCGTCGATAGCCAAAGGAATGCCCGCTTCGACAATGCGGCGCAAAAGCCCCGACGTTTCATCGTCTCCGCGCAGGGCCTCGCGTTCGGTTGCTTCAACCACCACGCGCCCTTCGTCCAAATTACGAGCGCGTACCGCGGCCACAATGAATTCCACGTCCGACTCGTTTTGCAGCATGCGCACCGTAGCATTCACGCACACGCTGAAGTCCGGCGAAATAAGACCCTCATGCGCCCGCGCCTCAATGCGCGCTGCATCGTCAAGCGCCCGATTGAACATCGTACGCTCAAGATCTTCGATAAAACCCGCTTCCTCAGCGAGGTGAATCACCAACGGCGGATACACCATCCCGTACATTGGATGATCGAATCGCAGGAGCGCCTCGGCGCCCACAGCCCGCCCTGCACTATCGAACTGCGGCTGGTAGTAAAGCATAAAAGAACGCTTCTCCACCGCGGAACGCACATCCTCGGCAAGCGATCGCGCAACGACGCCCAGCATGCCGGGGGCGGACAGCAGTTGTACTTCATGCTGGTCCTGCTCGGCCGTCTTGAAGAAGTCGAGCACGCTTTCATACTCGCGCCGCACCCGCTCGTCGGCGGCTCGTTCGTAGCGGCGCAAAAACGGCAGATAGATAACCACGCCGACGGCAATGTTGATCAGCTGCAGAAGCGCACCGGAAATCGATCCGGTGGCAACATAGCCGCCCACAATCGGCGGCGTTATCCACGACACATCGACGATGGTCGGCGGAACAAGGCCGACGCTCATGGCCCCATAGGCAATCGTCATGTTCACCAGCGGCACAAGAATAAAAGGCACAAGCAGTAAGGGATTCCATACCACGGGCAGACCGAACATCATAATTTCACTGATATTGAAGGTCATGGGTATCGCCGCAAACAGCGACAGGCGACGCGCGGTGCGCAGGCGGCCGAACAGCAGAATAGCCACAAGCAGCGAAAGCAGGGCACCCGCACCCCCGATAGAGGCGAATACGTCCAAGAACGTCTTAGTGACAATCTGTACGGGTTCACCGCCTGCGGCAAGCGCTGCAGCATTGGCGGCAGTGCCGGGTACAAAAATGCTTTGTGCCACCCCATCAAGCATATTGCCGCCATGGATGCCGAAGAACCACATGACATTATTCATCAGCAGATAGACAAGTCCGCTTCCGAAGGTGGCATCTGCCAAAGGGAAAAGGGCACTTACGCCCTTATAAAACAGTTCCTCGACACTTCCCACATCGAAAAAAGCAACCGCCGTCGCATTGGCCAAGGCAAACGGGGCAAGCACCACCGCCATGGGAAGAAGGGCGATAATCGCCTGATTAAACACCCCGTCGATGCTGTCGCTATAGCGCTTGCGCGTATGCATCCGCACGACAATACGACAATAGAGCGCCGAAGATGCCAAACCGCTCACGATGGCGATAAACAGCGAACGCGTACTGAGCACCTTCATCTCGATAACGTCCATGCCGAATCCCATGAGGATGAGATAGGCCGCGAGCGCCGTAAACGCCGCCCCCTGCATGAAGAAATCGGTATACCGTTCGGCATAGGCGCGCGCATAGCACAGGCCTATGCTCACCGCCACGTATAACGAAAAAATTCCCATCGTGGCGTTGTACACCATGGTAAGTGCGGATTTCAGCCCTGCAAGATTCGAGAGGGCATCCTGATATGCGGGAAAGGGGAAATTGAGAAAGATGAGGCAAAACGAGCCGATGAGCAGCACGGGAATGGTAAGCACGAGACCTTGGCGAATGGCCTGCAAAGCCATCACGTCCTCGATACGCGCAAAACGTCGCTCTATCTCGCCGACCACGATGCCCTTCCTCGCCACTTTGCTGCACAACGTTAAGATCATAAGCTGCCCGGTGCAAATTATGACATAACGAACTTGCCAAGCATGCGGGAAAACCCCACTGGTCGACCACAGACGAGTTTGTTATGCTGCCCTGCATGGAAGATTCCCCGAAAACCGCCAAGCGGCGCGTCCGCGAAAAGCGCACCATCTCGCAAATGGTGGCGCTGTACTGTGCAGACAACCACATGCCTGAAACTCGCACTGAAATGGCCCATTGCGGCGAAGCCGTGTGTGCTGCCTGCGCGCGCATCGACGCCTATGCCGTGCTGCGTACCGAGCGCTGCCGCAAGATGGAAGTCAAGACGTCGTGCGAGGAATGCGGCAACCACTGCTACGCCCCCGCGGCCCGCGAGGAAATTCGCATGGTCATGCGCTACGCCGGGCCGCGCATGCTCAAACACCACCCCATCGCCGCCATCCGCCATTTGCTGAAGCGGTAGAAGATTCCGCAGGAGGGATGCATTAGGTGGTGCGGCACGGGATCCCTCGACTTCGCACGTGCGGTGCTTCACCTGGGATGGACAAGCGGGGCGCTTCGTTCGCGCGCCCCGCTTCCCTTCTTTATCCCAGAAGCTTCTTCCCCAACGAAGAGTGGATGATGCCTTTGCTGGCGAAGTAGGTGACCAGCAGGTATGCCCCGTAGATCACCGCAGTGAAGATGCCGGTCATGAGCGCAGGCTCCAAAACCGACACGCCCAACTGCTCGACTATCGTCTTGCTGATAATGCTCACCGCACACACGGCATGGCACACGGCAAGCCCCAGCGGCACGAGAAAGTACACGAGCGTCTGTGTGCGCAGCGATCGGAAGATCATGCGGCGGTCGCAGCCGATCTCGGCGAGCGTGCGGTAGCGCGGCAGCGAGTCACTCGTCTCCGACAGCTGCTGGATGGCAAGGATTGCCGCCGTGGCCACCAGAAACATGAAGCCTATGTAGAGCGCCAAATAAGAGATCATGAGGTTCATGCCGCTCGACTGCACGAGCACCTCTTGCGCGGTAAACGAGAGCGTCACCGGCCAGGGATTCGGGCTGAACGCCCAACCCGAGCCCGCCACCTCATCACTGGGGGGCGACACCTGCGCCAGCAGCTGCTCAAGCAGCACATCGCCCTCGGTGCGGTCCCCCTTGTACATGAGGTTCAGGTAACTCGCATCCGGCACCTGGCCCTGGGCACGCAGATCAGCAATCACCGAATCGGGCACGATTATGTCACCACCGCTCGACACAAACGCGGCGTCCTCCATCGGCTGGCTGCGCAGCTCGCCTACCGAGGTCAATTCACGACCTGCGGCCACCAGCGTCTCACCCTTTTTCGCGAGCGATTCCGAAAGCCCCTTCATACCGTCAAGGGTGTTGTTTACCGCAAAGCCATTCTCGCCCACGTCCACCGTGGGACGCCCCGTAATCTCAGCAAGCGCGTTGAACTGCGAGACAGCAATCAGCGTGATACCCTGCTTGTGGACAGCCTCATACTGCTGCTCGTTGCCCATACCCCAATCCCAACCATAGCGATCCATAAGATCGCCGTAGGTCGTGTCGGCGCTCACGTACGCGTCAATCTGTGCAGACTGCTTCACCAGCTGATCCCACAGCTCGGGTGCGCCCTCGGCCAGCTTCGCGGCGATGTCCCAATTATGCGCCTCGGCATCGGCAGTAATGTTAGCTGCTTTCTCATCGGCAACCTTTTGATACTCGCGATCTTCCTCGGACATGTTCGCAAGCTTCTCAGGGTCGTGCGTGCCGCCCGTGTTCAGGTAGATGTTCGCGGTCAGCGTGGCGTCGTAGAGCGTGCCGTTCTCGATGTTGCCCGTGAAGGCGCGCGCCAGGCCCATACCCGTGGAGAACACCGTCAGCGCAAAGAACAGCATCACGCACACCACTGAAAGCGACACGAACGCCGTGTTTACCTTGCTGGCAATTTGGCGTGTCGTGAACATGACCAAGCCCTTGAAGTACACGCCGCGCGTGCGTTCGAGCACCGCAATCACAAAGCCCGCGAGCGACCAGAAGAACATGAATGTTCCCAGCACCATAAGCACCGTGGCTTTGGTAAAGTCCGGCCCGAAGTCGAGCACGCCGTTTTCCTTCAGCGTGACATACGACCACACAATTACGCCGATAGCCACAAGGAACACCACGAAGCTCACCCACGGGTTGCGCACGCGGAAGCGCGCGTTCTTGGAACGGGCGCTCAAGAGGTCGATAAGCTTATAGCGCCTGATAGAAAGCGTGTTGAATACTGCGGTCACCGCAAAGATAAGCGCGAAGCAAAGGAGCGTCTGCGTGAACCCGTCGATCGAGAAGATGAACTGATACTGCGTCATCTGGATATTGAATAGAGCTGCCGTCATAAACGAGAGCCCTTGCGACAGCGCGAAGCCCAGCACCAAGCCCACAACCAGCGACACGAGGCCTACCGTCACCGTTTCCATGAGCACGATGGCCGACACCTGGCCCGGCTTCATGCCTAACACCAGGTAGGTGCCGAATTCCTGCTTGCGACGCCGGATCAGGAATCCATTCGCATAGAGCACCAAAAAGCCCAACACGCAGGCGATAAGCACACTGAACATACCCAGAAACGCCCCCGTAAGCTCAAACACGCTGCCCGAGGCGGTGTCCTCAAGGTCGAACAGGATGGATTGGCTCTGCACGGAGTTGAACGCGTAAAACACCGCCACGCCAAACACGAGCGTGACGAAGTACACGGCGTAATCCCGCACCGAGCGGCGCACGTTGCGCCACGCGAGTTTAGCAAGCATCGCGCACATCCCCTCCCAGGAACGTCACCACTTCCATGATGCGGTTGAAGAAGTCACCACGGCTTGTGTCGCCACGGCGAATCTCGTTGAACACTGCACCGTCCTTGATGAACAAGATGCGACTGGCAAACGAGGCGGCAAACGAGTCGTGCGTAACCATCATGATGGTGGCATGCAGCTGCTGGTTCATCATAGTAAGGGTGTCAAGCATGGCCTGGGCACTCTTCGAATCGAGTGCGCCAGTGGGTTCATCGGCCAACACGAGCTTAGGATCAGCCACGATAGCCCGTGCAGCCGCGATACGCTGCTTTTGTCCGCCGGACATCTGATAGGGATACTTATTCAGCACCTCGCTCACGCCAAGTGCTGCTGCGATAGTTTCCACTTTCACGCGTACCTGGGAGGCCGGTGCGCCCTTGATAGTGAGCGAGAGCGCGATGTTCTCGAACCCGGTCAGAGTGTCCAGCAGGTTGGAGTCCTGGAAGATGAAGCCCAAATCGTCGCGGCGGAACTTCGCGAGCGAGCGTGAGCGCAGACCCGTGATGTCGCGGCCGTCCACGAGGATGTGGCCGCTCGTTACCGTGTCGATGGTTGCCACGCAGTTGAGCAACGTGGTCTTGCCGGAGCCCGACGGCCCCATGATGCCCACGAACTCGCCCGGCATCACGTCAAAGCTGATGTCGTTGATGGCACGGGTCACGGAATCGCGGTTGCCGTACACCTTCTCGATCTGGCGCACGGATAAGATGGGACGCTGGGCGCTGCCAGCAGATACAGCCGCATCATGCAGTGCGGAGGTTGGTGTGGCATATACTTCAGTCATGGTGAAACTCCTTCTCTCGATTCACCATGATAGTACGACGACAGCACACAGCTTCGCCATCGATAAGCCTTACTCGAACCTTACGGTTTTGAAAGAAAGGGGAATTGCCTGCTTGTCGCTGCCAATCGGCAAGAGCAGAGCCCTTGCTCTACGAAAAAAGGCGGCCTTATGCCGCTCTATCGAACCGCGTCAAGACGACGGCGATCATGTGGAAATGAAATCATGACGCGCGTGCCCGCATCCTCTTCCGAGGCGAGGCCGACAGAAAGGCCCATCTTCTCGCACATCTGGGCAACCAAATACAGCCCCATGCCCGTTGATGAGCCCTGAGCACGTCCGTTTACCCCCGTAAAGCCACGGTCGAAGACGCGCGGCACATCGCCTGCCGGAATGCCCCATCCGTCGTCGGCGATTTCAAGCACCGTGCACATCGCGGCATCTTGTCCCTCGGCTCGCGTCGAAAGCGTGACCGTCTGCGCACCGTACTTCGCCGCATTCACCACCACTTGGCCCACGATAAATGAAAGCCACTTGGCATCTGCAAATACGCGCACGTCGTTATCGACCTTGATCACCGGCGTGGTCCCCTGCTCAATCATGAAACGGGCCTGCTTCTTGCAGGTGTCACGCAAACATTCGGCTAAAGGAATTTCATGAATAGCGTAATCGCGCGCGAGCGAGGTCGAACGAGCATAGTAGAGCGCCTGTTCAACATAGCTTTCAATGCGATCGAGCTCCCCTTTAAGCTTTGAGGCCTCCGGTCCGTGCAAGCTGGCCGCCATCAAATGAGCCGCCGCGATGGGCGTTTTGATTTCGTGGATCCACAGCTCGATATAGTCTCGATACGACTCGGCCTGCTGACGATGAGTCGACACGTCGTCGGCAGCCGCTTTGCCAATCGCCTCAAGCGCCTCGTAGGTAAGCCTTCCCTCAAGAAAATCAGGCTTTTCCAGCAGCGCAGAAGCAAAATAGATTTGATTAAGCTCCTCCACAAGATGAGAAAGCTCGCTGTAAAAGGAGCGCTGCCGCACGTAGCCGAAGAAGATCACCAGCGCAAAGCACAGAAGGACGAGCACGGCGGCAAGCAGAGCAGCCTCTACGCCGTCGCCAAGCACAAGGAGTATGCCGCCTATCGCAAGCGCGCAGACCACTCCGATACTCACCGAAAAGACGCGGTCTTTAAGGTAGCCAGCGAGCGTCACAACACGTCCCCTCTTCCCCTACTCCAACGTTTTACAACGAAATAGCACCTCACACAAGGTACCCTTGACCACGACGCGTGACAAGAAAATCGTCGGGAACCCCGATGGAGGCCAAGCTTTTACGCAGACGATTGATGTTGACGGTCAGCGTATTGTCGTCAATAAAGGCATCGGACTGCCACAGCTCCACCATCAGGTCTTGCCGCGAAATAATAGCGTCGTGATTGGCCATGAGCATATGGAGAATCTTCAGTTCGTTGCGCGTCAACTCCACCGTACGTCCACCGAATTCCACGCATCCGCGCGCTACATCAAGCACCACGTCTTTATGAGAGATACGCGACGTGGGCTCGGTACGCGCCGTACGTCGCAGAACCGACTGAATATGAGCAAGCAATACCGCAGGATTATACGGCTTTGTCACGTAGTCGTCGGCCCCCAGGTTCATGCTCATCACTTCATCAAACTCGTTATCGGACGAGGTGAGCATAATGATGGGTACATCGCTTTCGCGACGCAGATTGCGGCAAATCGTATGCCCGTCCGTACCGGGCAGCTTCAAATCGAGAATAACGCACTCGGGTTGTGCGGCAATCACCTCGCCAACGATCCAATCAAACGAGGTCGCCGTAGTGACGGCATAGCCCTGCAGTTCCAACAAACGCGCCAATTCATCGCGCAATGACGCGTCATCTTCCACAAGATAGATACTAGGCATACTTCTCCTCGCTCGCCTTTCCCTTCCCTATCATACTAGGGTACCGACGGCATTACGAGAGCGAGGTGTCACCGTTTTGTTGCCGTGCCGACTTAATTCTTATGATGGGTATACGTGCTGGGCAAGACGGGACACGAAGCTTGACCGCTTTTAAAATACCTGATGATGAAACTGATGCCCGCTACCGCAAGGGCGGCTCCCAGCCCCGTATAGAAAAACGCAATAAACCAATCCGGTACTACACCAGAAGCGCGCAGCGCAATTCCCCCACCCATCATGAT encodes:
- a CDS encoding ABC transporter permease, with protein sequence MLAKLAWRNVRRSVRDYAVYFVTLVFGVAVFYAFNSVQSQSILFDLEDTASGSVFELTGAFLGMFSVLIACVLGFLVLYANGFLIRRRKQEFGTYLVLGMKPGQVSAIVLMETVTVGLVSLVVGLVLGFALSQGLSFMTAALFNIQMTQYQFIFSIDGFTQTLLCFALIFAVTAVFNTLSIRRYKLIDLLSARSKNARFRVRNPWVSFVVFLVAIGVIVWSYVTLKENGVLDFGPDFTKATVLMVLGTFMFFWSLAGFVIAVLERTRGVYFKGLVMFTTRQIASKVNTAFVSLSVVCVMLFFALTVFSTGMGLARAFTGNIENGTLYDATLTANIYLNTGGTHDPEKLANMSEEDREYQKVADEKAANITADAEAHNWDIAAKLAEGAPELWDQLVKQSAQIDAYVSADTTYGDLMDRYGWDWGMGNEQQYEAVHKQGITLIAVSQFNALAEITGRPTVDVGENGFAVNNTLDGMKGLSESLAKKGETLVAAGRELTSVGELRSQPMEDAAFVSSGGDIIVPDSVIADLRAQGQVPDASYLNLMYKGDRTEGDVLLEQLLAQVSPPSDEVAGSGWAFSPNPWPVTLSFTAQEVLVQSSGMNLMISYLALYIGFMFLVATAAILAIQQLSETSDSLPRYRTLAEIGCDRRMIFRSLRTQTLVYFLVPLGLAVCHAVCAVSIISKTIVEQLGVSVLEPALMTGIFTAVIYGAYLLVTYFASKGIIHSSLGKKLLG
- a CDS encoding ABC transporter ATP-binding protein codes for the protein MTEVYATPTSALHDAAVSAGSAQRPILSVRQIEKVYGNRDSVTRAINDISFDVMPGEFVGIMGPSGSGKTTLLNCVATIDTVTSGHILVDGRDITGLRSRSLAKFRRDDLGFIFQDSNLLDTLTGFENIALSLTIKGAPASQVRVKVETIAAALGVSEVLNKYPYQMSGGQKQRIAAARAIVADPKLVLADEPTGALDSKSAQAMLDTLTMMNQQLHATIMMVTHDSFAASFASRILFIKDGAVFNEIRRGDTSRGDFFNRIMEVVTFLGGDVRDAC
- a CDS encoding HAMP domain-containing sensor histidine kinase, with the translated sequence MTLAGYLKDRVFSVSIGVVCALAIGGILLVLGDGVEAALLAAVLVLLCFALVIFFGYVRQRSFYSELSHLVEELNQIYFASALLEKPDFLEGRLTYEALEAIGKAAADDVSTHRQQAESYRDYIELWIHEIKTPIAAAHLMAASLHGPEASKLKGELDRIESYVEQALYYARSTSLARDYAIHEIPLAECLRDTCKKQARFMIEQGTTPVIKVDNDVRVFADAKWLSFIVGQVVVNAAKYGAQTVTLSTRAEGQDAAMCTVLEIADDGWGIPAGDVPRVFDRGFTGVNGRAQGSSTGMGLYLVAQMCEKMGLSVGLASEEDAGTRVMISFPHDRRRLDAVR
- a CDS encoding response regulator transcription factor — encoded protein: MPSIYLVEDDASLRDELARLLELQGYAVTTATSFDWIVGEVIAAQPECVILDLKLPGTDGHTICRNLRRESDVPIIMLTSSDNEFDEVMSMNLGADDYVTKPYNPAVLLAHIQSVLRRTARTEPTSRISHKDVVLDVARGCVEFGGRTVELTRNELKILHMLMANHDAIISRQDLMVELWQSDAFIDDNTLTVNINRLRKSLASIGVPDDFLVTRRGQGYLV